From one Streptomyces sp. CA-210063 genomic stretch:
- a CDS encoding carbohydrate ABC transporter permease codes for MSTAISRTKNRTESRTMKPTPGGRRSARPDRAAWTFLLPFVALFLFTFVLPLGYAVYQSMLKPVRSGALGLGPATVGFAGLDNYSLALQQSAFLESFARVLLFGVVQIPVMLMLATALALALDTLSHRWAGILRAAYFLPYGVPGVIASILWGFLYVPGVSPVVDLLGRVGLAPDFLGYDSVLWSIANIVIWEFAGYNMLVIVAQLKAIPQELYEAARIDGAGAWQTAIRIKLPLARPALVLTGVFSIIGTLQLFAEPLVIKPLTSTVTSSYTPNLSAYNEAFANNNIYLAAAESVILALVASVLSFGFLSLVNRGKGRDAR; via the coding sequence ATGAGCACCGCGATCAGCCGGACGAAGAACCGGACGGAGAGCCGGACGATGAAACCGACACCGGGCGGCCGGCGGTCCGCGCGTCCGGACCGGGCGGCATGGACGTTCCTCCTCCCCTTCGTCGCCCTCTTCCTGTTCACCTTCGTCCTCCCGCTCGGCTACGCCGTCTACCAGAGCATGCTCAAGCCGGTCCGCTCCGGTGCGCTGGGCCTGGGTCCGGCCACCGTCGGCTTCGCCGGGCTGGACAACTACTCCCTCGCCCTGCAGCAGTCGGCCTTCCTGGAGAGCTTCGCGCGGGTGCTGCTCTTCGGCGTCGTGCAGATCCCCGTGATGCTGATGCTGGCCACCGCGCTGGCACTGGCCCTCGACACGCTCTCCCACCGCTGGGCGGGGATCCTGCGGGCCGCCTACTTCCTGCCGTACGGCGTTCCCGGCGTCATCGCCTCGATCCTGTGGGGCTTCTTGTACGTACCGGGCGTGAGCCCGGTCGTCGACCTGCTCGGCAGGGTCGGCCTCGCGCCCGACTTCCTCGGCTACGACAGCGTGCTGTGGTCCATCGCCAACATCGTGATCTGGGAGTTCGCCGGCTACAACATGCTGGTGATCGTCGCCCAGCTCAAGGCGATCCCGCAGGAGCTCTACGAGGCCGCGCGCATCGACGGGGCCGGTGCGTGGCAGACGGCGATCCGGATCAAGCTGCCCCTGGCCCGGCCCGCCCTCGTCCTCACCGGTGTCTTCTCCATCATCGGCACGCTGCAGCTCTTCGCCGAGCCGCTCGTCATCAAGCCGCTGACCTCGACGGTCACCAGTTCGTACACACCGAACCTGAGCGCCTACAACGAGGCGTTCGCCAACAACAACATCTACCTCGCCGCAGCCGAGTCGGTGATCCTCGCCCTCGTCGCGAGCGTGCTGTCCTTCGGCTTCCTCAGCCTGGTGAACCGCGGGAAGGGAAGGGATGCACGGTGA
- a CDS encoding carbohydrate ABC transporter permease has product MSTPDVRKPTAAAARTPRAATGRRAGTPRCGVKPSRILLVALLTVAALYFLLPVYWLLVASTKSGADLFGSFGLWFSDPQWLHNLSQVFSYNDGVFWSWTWNSLLYAGVGGALATLLACAAGYALAVYRFRGRETVFRVVLAGVLLPSTALALPLYLLFSKVGLANTYWAVLIPSVVSPFGVYLCRIYAEAAVPVEMLEAARVDGAGEWRIFGTLVLRTMTPALVTVFLFQFVGIWNNYFLPLVMLSDDRKYPITLGLTTWQSAADRNPELYQLTIGGAFLSILPLAAAMLVLQRYWRSGLTQGSVKG; this is encoded by the coding sequence GTGTCCACACCCGACGTCAGGAAGCCGACGGCCGCCGCCGCCCGAACTCCACGGGCCGCCACAGGACGCCGGGCCGGCACGCCGCGCTGCGGCGTGAAGCCCTCGCGGATCCTGCTCGTCGCGCTGCTGACCGTCGCGGCGCTCTACTTCCTGCTGCCCGTCTACTGGCTGCTGGTGGCCTCCACCAAGAGCGGTGCCGACCTCTTCGGCAGTTTCGGCCTGTGGTTCTCCGACCCGCAGTGGCTGCACAACCTGTCCCAGGTCTTCTCCTACAACGACGGCGTGTTCTGGAGCTGGACGTGGAACAGCCTCCTGTACGCGGGGGTCGGCGGCGCGCTGGCGACCCTGCTCGCGTGCGCCGCCGGGTACGCCCTGGCCGTGTACCGCTTCCGCGGACGGGAGACGGTCTTCAGGGTGGTGCTCGCCGGTGTGCTGCTGCCCAGCACCGCGCTCGCCCTCCCCTTGTACCTGCTGTTCAGCAAGGTGGGTCTGGCCAACACCTACTGGGCCGTGCTGATCCCCAGCGTGGTCAGTCCGTTCGGCGTATATCTGTGCCGTATCTACGCCGAGGCGGCGGTGCCCGTCGAGATGCTGGAGGCGGCACGCGTCGACGGCGCCGGCGAGTGGCGGATCTTCGGCACCCTCGTGCTGCGCACCATGACGCCCGCGCTGGTGACCGTCTTCCTCTTCCAGTTCGTCGGCATCTGGAACAACTACTTCCTGCCGCTGGTCATGCTCTCCGACGACCGCAAGTACCCGATCACCCTGGGCCTGACGACGTGGCAGTCGGCGGCCGACCGCAATCCCGAGCTCTACCAGCTCACGATCGGCGGCGCGTTCCTGTCGATCCTCCCGCTGGCCGCCGCGATGCTCGTCCTCCAGCGCTACTGGCGTTCCGGCCTGACCCAGGGCAGCGTCAAGGGCTGA